The Rhodopirellula islandica sequence TGGGACCATGCCGTGCCGGCAACGCCATCCACGCCAGTTCCATGGGTTGCCAATCAGGCTGTCTACTCTGCGCAGGCGTACCCGCCCGGAAAACTTGGCGAAATCGTTCGGCTAGGGGAGACGTTGGTGAACGAAACCAACGAACACCCGCTGACGAAGCCGTTCATTGGCAACTCGCTCAAGTGCACCTCGTGTCATCTCGATGGGGGGCGGCATGAGAAGGCGGGTTCGTTCATCGGAGTCGCTGCTGCGTACCCGGCCTATTCCCCGCGTGAGCAAAGTGTGATCACGCTGGAGGATCGAATTTTGAATTGTTTCATCCGCAGCCAAAACGGCACACGACCAGCGAATGGTTCTGAAATCCCGGTCGCGATCGCGGCTTACATCACGTGGTTGTCCCAGGGCACGCCCTTGAAGATGAACCCGGAGAAACCGCTTGGTCCAAACCACATGACGCTGCTGAGCGGTTCTCCTGAACCGCCCAGCATCGAACGAGGTGAATCGATCTACATGGATCGCTGTGCCGATTGTCATTCGGACGATGGTTTGGGGACGGACGAAGGGCCACCGGTTTGGGGCGACGAGTCGTTCAACGATGGGGCGGGACTGGCGGGCGTGCCCAAGTTGGCGTCCTGGTTGAAAGTCGCGATGCCGCTGGACGACACGGATTTGTCCGACCAAGAAGCGTTTGATGTGGCCGCCTACATGAACTCGCACGGTCGACCCAAGTTCGAACCGAAGTAAGGGGCCGGCAGCGGGTTCGATGAGGGATTGGGGAAGGGGCTGGATTTTAGTCGTGCAAGCGGTTTTGGTGCCTCATTTGCATGAGTGCAAGAGGAGCGGAATTGACAGAAAAACTGCATTCCTTTATCGTGTATCGCCGATAAGCAATTTAAAGGGCGTTTGAGTGTCGAAAGTCGGGGCGCCGGCGAGCATTTCGAAGTGAATGATCGTATTTCGACGATGTGCGATGGTGTGCGAGGGAGCACACCGCAGTGAGCGGAAGAGGGCCAAGTCGTTTGAGTCCCATTCCGATTTGACAGTCCAACTCAATTTTGACGAGAAAACGATGAAAAACGTTCAGGTCTATGACAAGCCAATGTGTTGCTCGACAGGGGTGTGTGGTCCCGATGTCGATCCCGTGCTGCCAAAGTTCGCTGCGGATCTCGATTGGCTCAAGCAGCAAGGCCATCAGGTGGACCGCTTCAATCTGGCTCAACAGCCTCAAGCCTTCATTGAGAACAAGGTGATTCATCAACTGTTGAGCACCGCCGGAACAGATTGCTTGCCAGTGGTCCTTGTTGACGGGGAAGTCGTCAGCCAAGCCGGTTATCCCTCACGGGAAGATCTTGCGGCCTGGGTCGAAGGTGGTGCAGCCAAACAAGGCTTGCCGGTCGCGAGCTCCGATGGTGGTTGTTGCGGATCGAGTGGCTGTTGCTAGAGCGAACGAAGTCTGGTCTCCAAAGGAACTGAATCATGAAATTCTTAGATCATCCCACCCGCAATTTGTTCTTCACCGGAAAAGGTGGGGTCGGGAAAACTTCCGTGGCGTGTGCGACGGCAGTCAAGCTTGCGGATGCTGGCAAGAAGGTCTTGCTGGTTTCCACGGATCCGGCCTCCAATCTGGATGAAGTGTTGGGCGTCACGCTCGGCAACCATCCGACGGCGGTTCCGGAAGTTTCAACGCTGTTTGCGATGAACCTGGACCCTGAGAAGTCGGCAGCCGAGTATCGGGAGCGAATGGTCGGGCCGTATCGCGGTCTGTTGCCGGAGGCGGCTTTGAAGAGCATGGAAGAACAGTTCTCAGGATCGTGCACACTTGAGATCGCGGCCTTTGATGAGTTCTCACGCTTGCTTGGGGATCCTTCTGCCACGGCTGAGTTTGAGCATGTCATCTTCGACACCGCGCCAACGGGCCACACGTTGCGGTTGCTCACGTTGCCTTCGGCGTGGGATGGTTTCATGGAACAGAACACGACGGGGACCAGTTGCCTGGGCCCGCTGGCTGGATTGCAGGCTCAGCAGAAGCTGTATCAAGAGTCCGTGAAGGCCCTCGGCGATTCTTCGGCGACCACGCTGGTGTTGGTCGCGCGCGCCGAACCGAGTGCTCTGCGGGAAGCCGATCGAACCAGCGTCGAGCTGGCGGAACTCGGAGTGAAAAATCAGCATCTTGTGGTCAATGGTGTCTTCCAAGCCATCGACTCAAGCGACCCGTATGCAGTCGCTCTGCAACAGCGAGGTGCCACGGCTCTGGACGCGATGCCGGAGGGACTCAATGCTCTGCCGCAAACGATTGTGCCACTCAGCCCCAATGGCATGCTCGGGATCGATTCCCTGCGATTGCTCGGGACGATCGATTCCGCTGCGGTGACCGATGCAATCGGCGAAGGGGCTGATCCGACGAATGAGTTGCCGATGCTGTCTGAGTTGATCGATGATTTGGTGGCTCCCGGCCACGGGGTGATCTTGGCGATGGGCAAAGGTGGTGTTGGCAAGACCACCGTGGCTGCGGCGGTTGCGGTGGCCATTGCGGAACGTGGGTATGACGTCCACCTTTCCACGACCGATCCGGCGGCTCACCTCGCAGCGGCAATGAACGACGAACGCTTGCCAAATCTGTCGGTCAGTCGCATTGATCCGGAAGTCGAAACCGCCAAGTACTCGGCGGAAGTCTTGGGTAAAGCGGGCAAAGACCTGGACGAGCAAGGTAAAGCACTTCTCGAAGAAGATCTGCGATCGCCTTGCACGGAAGAGATTGCTGTCTTCCGTGCGTTTGCCGACGCCGTTGCCAGTGGTGCCAACCAATTTGTCGTGCTCGACACGGCTCCCACGGGGCACACGGTGTTGTTGCTGGATTCCGCGTTGGCCTATCACCGCGAAGTCACACGGCAAACCAGCGAGATGCCAGAAGCCGTGGAAAACTTGCTTCCACGACTCCGCGATCCAGACTTCACCCGCGTGTTGATCGTGACGCTGCCGGAGTCGACGCCGGTGCATGAAGCGGCTTCGCTGCAGCGAGACCTGCGACGCGCCGAGATCGAACCATACGCGTGGGTGATCAATCAAGTGCTGTCGCCGCTGCCCCTGACCGATCCGTTGATGAAACAACGGCAATCGCATGAGCAGCAATACCTGCGGGAAGTCAGCGAGGTTCAGGCCAATCGAGTCGCCATCATTCCCTGGCAACTCGAGCCGCCAACGGGACTGCAGGGGCTCAGTCGCCTGACACATTCGGCCCAAAGCACCTCAGCGTCTTAGGAGATTCCACCATGGCGAAGATTCAAGTGCTCGGCACGGGCTGTTCCAAGTGCGGCTACCTGTTGAAAAACGCAGAAGCTGTCGTGGAGGAGCGGCAAGCGGGCGATACCGTCGAGAAAGTTGACGACATCATGGAAGTGCTCGAGTTCAATCCTTCGGCGCTACCTGCCCTCGCCATCGATGGCAAAGTCGTCTCGGTGGGGACGGTGCCCAGTCCAACCGAGATTCATCAACTCATTGACCAATCAAACCAAAGAGAGAATCTGTGATGAAGACCAAGTCCCTGGTCAGCCTGTTGCTGCTGGCGTTTGTCGCCGTCAGCATTGCCATGGCCATTCGCAAGGTTGGACCGTCAACCGGTTCTGGATCGGCGGAGGCCGTTTCAGCACAAACCACGACCGCGGCGGCAACGCCAGTGGGCCTGCAATCCAAGCTCGCTGAGTCATCGTTCAACGCGGTTTACTTCCACGCGCCGCATCGCTGCCCGACCTGCCGCAAGATCGAGAGCTTTTCTCAGGAAGCACTCACCCCGGAGATCGAAGCAGGCGAGCTCGCATGGCAGATCGCGGACTACACGTCTGACGAGAACTCATCGTTCGTCGATCAGTTCAAGGTCTTCACTTCGACAGTCGTGTTGGTTGAGATGAAAGACGGAGAAGTGGTCCGTTGGAAGAACCTCGAAGAGGTTTGGAATCACACCAGCGATCAAGCCGATTTCACGGCGTTCATCAACGAAGCCTGGTCCGAATTCAAAACGTCTTGATGGGAGATCGTCGGCCATGAATGGCTATTGGATCGCGGCTGGTTCCGCATTGTGGTTGGGGATTTTGACTTCCATCAGCCCCTGCCCGCTGGCGACGAACATCGCGGCGGTGTCGTATGTCAGTCGCAACTTGGGTCAGTCCTGGAAAACCGTTGTCTCCAGTTTGCTGTACACCTTCGGGCGTGTGTTGGCCTACACGGTTCTGGGGACGCTGGTTGTTGCAAGTTTGTTGTCGGCACCGGGGTTGGCGGTTGGACTGCAGAAGTATCTCAACCTCTTTCTGGGCCCACTGCTGATTCTTGTCGGAATGATCTTGTTGGGGCTGATCGAGTTGCCAACGGGGTCTGGCCAAGGGATCCAGCGTCTTCGCGAGAAGTTTGAAAAGCTTGGGTTCGTTGGATCGGCGTTGCTGGGGATTCTGTTTGCGCTCAGCTTTTGCCCCGTGTCAGCCGCCTTGTTCTTTGGCAGTCTGATTCCCTTGGCGGTGAAGAATGATTCTTCTGCTTTCCTGCCGGCTCTGTACGGTGTTGGCACCGGTCTGCCCGTCCTGGTGTTTGCGATCCTGTTGGTGTTTGGCAAGCAGTCGTTTTCCGCGTTCTTCACTAAGGTGACCCATGCAGAAACCTGGCTCCGCCGGATCACTGGTGGCAGCATCTTGGCGGTCGGGATCTACATCACGATCCAGCAAGTTTACTTGAGTTGAGGAGCAGCCTCGCCTTCGCTGGGCATTTCGAATTCAGCAAACGACTTGCTCGTTCGATTGGCATAGGCGACGAGCGCCAACATCACCGGCACCTCCACCAGGACACCCACGATCGTGGCCAGCACCACGGGCGAGGATGCCCCGAACAGCG is a genomic window containing:
- a CDS encoding c-type cytochrome, yielding MIKLTYLRLSRDAMALAVVSLMIASAWLVWQPWDHAVPATPSTPVPWVANQAVYSAQAYPPGKLGEIVRLGETLVNETNEHPLTKPFIGNSLKCTSCHLDGGRHEKAGSFIGVAAAYPAYSPREQSVITLEDRILNCFIRSQNGTRPANGSEIPVAIAAYITWLSQGTPLKMNPEKPLGPNHMTLLSGSPEPPSIERGESIYMDRCADCHSDDGLGTDEGPPVWGDESFNDGAGLAGVPKLASWLKVAMPLDDTDLSDQEAFDVAAYMNSHGRPKFEPK
- the arsD gene encoding arsenite efflux transporter metallochaperone ArsD, with protein sequence MKNVQVYDKPMCCSTGVCGPDVDPVLPKFAADLDWLKQQGHQVDRFNLAQQPQAFIENKVIHQLLSTAGTDCLPVVLVDGEVVSQAGYPSREDLAAWVEGGAAKQGLPVASSDGGCCGSSGCC
- the arsA gene encoding arsenical pump-driving ATPase, with protein sequence MKFLDHPTRNLFFTGKGGVGKTSVACATAVKLADAGKKVLLVSTDPASNLDEVLGVTLGNHPTAVPEVSTLFAMNLDPEKSAAEYRERMVGPYRGLLPEAALKSMEEQFSGSCTLEIAAFDEFSRLLGDPSATAEFEHVIFDTAPTGHTLRLLTLPSAWDGFMEQNTTGTSCLGPLAGLQAQQKLYQESVKALGDSSATTLVLVARAEPSALREADRTSVELAELGVKNQHLVVNGVFQAIDSSDPYAVALQQRGATALDAMPEGLNALPQTIVPLSPNGMLGIDSLRLLGTIDSAAVTDAIGEGADPTNELPMLSELIDDLVAPGHGVILAMGKGGVGKTTVAAAVAVAIAERGYDVHLSTTDPAAHLAAAMNDERLPNLSVSRIDPEVETAKYSAEVLGKAGKDLDEQGKALLEEDLRSPCTEEIAVFRAFADAVASGANQFVVLDTAPTGHTVLLLDSALAYHREVTRQTSEMPEAVENLLPRLRDPDFTRVLIVTLPESTPVHEAASLQRDLRRAEIEPYAWVINQVLSPLPLTDPLMKQRQSHEQQYLREVSEVQANRVAIIPWQLEPPTGLQGLSRLTHSAQSTSAS
- a CDS encoding thioredoxin family protein, translated to MAKIQVLGTGCSKCGYLLKNAEAVVEERQAGDTVEKVDDIMEVLEFNPSALPALAIDGKVVSVGTVPSPTEIHQLIDQSNQRENL
- a CDS encoding nitrophenyl compound nitroreductase subunit ArsF family protein, which gives rise to MKTKSLVSLLLLAFVAVSIAMAIRKVGPSTGSGSAEAVSAQTTTAAATPVGLQSKLAESSFNAVYFHAPHRCPTCRKIESFSQEALTPEIEAGELAWQIADYTSDENSSFVDQFKVFTSTVVLVEMKDGEVVRWKNLEEVWNHTSDQADFTAFINEAWSEFKTS
- a CDS encoding aromatic aminobenezylarsenical efflux permease ArsG family transporter translates to MNGYWIAAGSALWLGILTSISPCPLATNIAAVSYVSRNLGQSWKTVVSSLLYTFGRVLAYTVLGTLVVASLLSAPGLAVGLQKYLNLFLGPLLILVGMILLGLIELPTGSGQGIQRLREKFEKLGFVGSALLGILFALSFCPVSAALFFGSLIPLAVKNDSSAFLPALYGVGTGLPVLVFAILLVFGKQSFSAFFTKVTHAETWLRRITGGSILAVGIYITIQQVYLS